In Musa acuminata AAA Group cultivar baxijiao chromosome BXJ2-8, Cavendish_Baxijiao_AAA, whole genome shotgun sequence, one genomic interval encodes:
- the LOC135582674 gene encoding uncharacterized protein LOC135582674 isoform X1, producing MENGVRRWLVNVSQWNPSEAQFASVISLFPVDEQTAITRYIKFEDKKRALVSRLLQYSLVHEVLGIPFDKIIIHRTAEGKPYLKNSIDFPFSNFNFNVSHHGDYVGIASEPLCLVGLDIVSITTPKQETELEFINNFSPYLTVLEWKNIAHAGSSEEMLAEFYRYWCLKEAFVKAIGAGLGYGLGRLEFHHTNWTGISAYIDGVESKKWRFSLSKLDEKHWVSIARGLPNKADELCCSNLSLPELGFTFRTLEELISNVN from the exons ATGGAGAATGGGGTGAGAAGATGGTTGGTCAACGTCTCGCAGTGGAATCCTTCTGAGGCTCAGTTTGCATCCGTTATTTCTCTCTTTCCGGTGGATGAGCAGACAGCCATCACCAG GTACATAAAGTTCGAGGACAAGAAACGGGCACTTGTCAGTCGATTACTTCAGTACTCACTTGTGCATGAAGTTTTGGGTATACCTTTTGACAAGATTATCATTCACCGCACAGCTGAGGGAAAACCATATCTG AAAAATAGTATAGAttttccattttcaaatttcaacttcAATGTATCACATCATGGAGATTATGTGGGCATAGCATCTGAGCCGCTGTGCCTTGTTGGTTTGGATATTGTTTCCATTACAACCCCCAAGCAAGAAACAGAACTTGAGTTCATCAATAATTTTTCGCCATATTTAACTGTTTTAGAGTGGAAGAACATTGCGCATGCTGGTAGTTCAGAAGAAATGTTGGCTGAATTCTACAG ATACTGGTGTCTGAAGGAGGCATTTGTGAAAGCTATTGGTGCTGGGTTGGGCTATGGCTTGGGCAGATTAGAATTTCACCATACAAACTGGACTGGCATATCTGCTTATATTGATGGAGTTGAATCAAAGAAATGGAGGTTTTCACTTTCCAAGCTTGACGAAAAACATTGG GTGTCTATAGCAAGAGGACTTCCAAATAAAGCTGATGAACTGTGTTGCAGCAATTTGTCGCTTCCAGAGCTTGGATTCACCTTCCGCACCTTGGAAGAACTCATTTCAAATGTTAATTGA
- the LOC135618941 gene encoding probable sugar phosphate/phosphate translocator At5g25400 yields MGREGSGGGAEGGGGDGGVVRKVLLSYAYVAIWIFLSFTVIVYNKYILDPKMYNWPFPISLTMVHMAFCSSLAVLLVRVLRLVDPPSSPPMTRDLYVASVVPIGALYSLSLWFSNSAYIYLSVSFIQMLKALMPVAVYSIGVLLKKESFKTSSMLNMLSISLGVAVAAYGEARFVAWGVALQLGAVAFEATRLVLIQILLTSKGISLNPITSLYYVAPCCFAFLLVPWFVVELPLLRNRASFRPDLLVFITNSFCAFALNLAVFLLVGKTSALTMNVAGVVKDWLLIAFSWSVIRDTVTPINLFGYGIAFLGVAYYNHVKLQALKAKEAEKKAQQADEEAGKLLQEMKGDRQNDS; encoded by the coding sequence atggGACGAGAAGGGAGCGGCGGCGGAGCAGAGGGGGGAGGAGGAGACGGCGGGGTGGTGCGGAAGGTGCTGCTTTCGTACGCATATGTGGCGATCTGGATCTTCCTCAGCTTCACGGTGATCGTGTACAACAAGTACATCCTCGACCCCAAGATGTACAATTGGCCCTTCCCCATCAGCCTCACCATGGTTCACATGGCCTTCTGCTCCTCCCTCGCCGTCCTCCTCGTCCGCGTGCTCCGCCTGGTCGACCCGCCGTCCTCGCCGCCCATGACTCGCGACCTCTATGTCGCCTCCGTCGTCCCCATCGGCGCGCTCTACTCCCTCTCCCTCTGGTTCTCCAACTCCGCCTACATCTACCTCTCCGTCTCCTTCATCCAGATGCTCAAGGCTCTCATGCCCGTCGCCGTCTACTCCATCGGTGTCCTCCTCAAAAAGGAGTCGTTTAAGACCTCCTCCATGCTCAACATGCTCTCCATCTCCTTGGGCGTCGCCGTCGCCGCTTACGGCGAGGCCCGCTTCGTCGCCTGGGGGGTCGCCCTCCAACTCGGCGCCGTCGCCTTCGAGGCCACCCGCCTCGTCCTCATCCAGATCCTCCTCACCTCCAAGGGCATCTCCCTCAACCCCATCACCTCCCTTTACTACGTCGCCCCCTGCTGCTTTGCCTTCCTCCTCGTCCCCTGGTTCGTCGTCGAGCTGCCCCTCCTCCGTAACAGGGCCTCCTTCCGCCCGGACCTCCTCGTCTTCATCACCAACTCCTTCTGCGCCTTCGCTCTCAACCTCGCCGTCTTCCTCCTCGTCGGAAAGACCTCCGCCCTCACCATGAACGTCGCCGGCGTCGTCAAGGACTGGCTCCTCATCGCTTTCTCCTGGTCCGTCATCCGCGACACCGTCACCCCCATCAACCTCTTCGGCTACGGGATCGCCTTCCTCGGCGTCGCCTACTACAATCATGTCAAGCTGCAGGCTCTCAAGGCCAAGGAGGCGGAGAAAAAGGCTCAGCAAGCTGATGAGGAGGCCGGGAAACTTCTACAGGAGATGAAAGGTGACCGGCAGAACGACTCTTGA
- the LOC135618940 gene encoding probable auxin efflux carrier component 1b isoform X1 — MITAADLYHVLTAVVPLYVAMILAYGSVKWWRIFSPDQCSGINRFVALFAVPLLSFHFISTNNPYAMNYRFIAADTLQKLIVLTVLSVWTKASRRGCLEWAITLFSLSTLPNTLVMGIPLLKGMYGSESGSLMVQIVVLQCIIWYTLMLFLFEYRGARLLIMEQFPDSAGSIISFRVDSDIISLDGKEPLQTEAEVGDDGKLHVTVRKSTSSRSDIYSRRSHGLNSGGISITPRPSNLSNAEIYSLRSSRNPTPRGSSFNHADFCSMPRSGNGTTCVSPRHSNFGSIGLDVEGGPRPNGLVAGAYPTPPVAGLFSPVGAKKKAMNGIEGGKDLHMFVWSSSASPVSEGGMHVFAGAEFVNEHGVAPLDDHHHKSHLGDAYDGYRQDDFSFRNKPTDPLQRDGLSLSKLGSNSTELHSKAEADGVGKPSMPPAGVMTRLILIMVWRKLIRNPNTYSSLLGLIWSLVSFRWEIEMPAIVARSISLLSDAGLGMAMFSLGLFMALQPRIIACGNSVAAFAMVVRFVTGPAVMAAASITVGLRGVLLHIAIVQAALPQGIVPFVFAKEYNVHPDILSTGVIFGMLIALPITLVYYILLGL, encoded by the exons atgaTCACCGCTGCGGACCTGTACCATGTTCTCACGGCCGTGGTGCCGTTATACGTGGCCATGATCCTGGCCTACGGCTCCGTGAAGTGGTGGCGCATCTTTAGCCCGGACCAGTGCTCCGGCATCAACCGCTTCGTGGCCCTTTTCGCCGTCCCCCTCCTTTCCTTCCACTTTATCTCCACCAACAATCCATATGCCATGAACTACCGCTTCATAGCCGCCGACACGCTTCAGAAGCTCATCGTGCTCACCGTGCTCTCCGTTTGGACCAAGGCCAGCCGCCGTGGCTGCCTTGAGTGGGCCATCACCCTCTTCTCGCTTTCCACCCTCCCCAACACCCTCGTCATGGGCATTCCTCTGCTGAAGGGCATGTACGGCTCCGAGTCCGGTAGCCTCATGGTCCAGATCGTCGTGCTCCAATGCATCATCTGGTACACGCTCATGCTCTTCCTGTTCGAGTACAGGGGAGCCAGGCTCCTCATCATGGAGCAGTTCCCCGACTCCGCCGGCTCCATCATCTCCTTCAGGGTCGACTCCGACATCATCTCTCTGGATGGCAAGGAGCCGCTACAGACCGAGGCCGAGGTCGGCGACGACGGGAAGCTCCACGTCACGGTACGGAAGTCGACGAGCTCCCGCTCCGATATCTACTCCCGGAGGTCTCACGGGCTGAACTCCGGTGGCATCTCCATAACGCCGCGGCCGTCCAACTTGTCCAACGCGGAGATTTACTCGTTGCGGTCATCGAGGAACCCGACGCCGAGGGGCTCGAGCTTCAACCACGCGGATTTCTGTTCCATGCCGAGGAGTGGCAACGGCACTACGTGCGTGAGCCCGAGGCACTCCAACTTTGGGAGCATAGGGCTCGACGTAGAGGGCGGCCCGAGGCCGAACGGCTTGGTAGCAGGCGCATATCCAACCCCTCCTGTGGCTGGATTATTCTCGCCTGTGGGGGCGAAGAAGAAGGCAATGAACGGGATCGAGGGAGGGAAGGACCTGCACATGTTTGTGTGGAGTTCGAGCGCTTCCCCGGTGTCGGAAGGTGGGATGCATGTGTTTGCCGGGGCGGAATTCGTGAACGAGCATGGAGTTGCGCCACTTGACGATCACCATCACAAAT CTCACCTTGGCGATGCTTACGACGGTTACCGCCAGGATGATTTCAGCTTCAGGAACAAGCCTACTGACCCTCTGCAGAGGGACGGGCTGAGCCTCTCTAAGCTCGGTTCAAACTCCACCGAACTCCACTCGAAAGCTGAGGCAGATGGAGTTGGAAAGCCTTCCATGCCTCCTGCCGGCGTGATGACCAGGCTTATATTGATTATGGTATGGCGAAAGCTAATCCGAAATCCGAACACCTATTCCAGCCTACTCGGTCTCATCTGGTCTCTCGTCTCGTTCAG GTGGGAAATCGAAATGCCTGCAATCGTCGCTCGTTCGATCTCGTTACTGTCTGATGCAGGACTTGGGATGGCTATGTTTAGTCTTG GGTTGTTTATGGCGTTACAGCCGAGAATTATAGCTTGTGGCAATTCTGTTGCTGCGTTCGCAATGGTTGTCAGATTTGTCACTGGCCCTGCTGTAATGGCTGCAGCTTCTATCACAGTCGGCCTACGCGGGGTGCTTCTACATATTGCGATCGTACAG GCAGCTCTTCCACAAGGTATTGTTCCATTCGTGTTTGCTAAAGAATACAATGTTCATCCTGATATCCTAAGCACAGG GGTTATCTTTGGGATGTTAATTGCTCTCCCCATCACTTTAGTATACTACATATTACTGGGACTTTGA
- the LOC103993430 gene encoding protein HEAT STRESS TOLERANT DWD 1 has translation MVRSLKNPKKAKRKNKGSKKSESSSVPSAPAKVWQPGVDQLEEGEELQFDPSTYNYLRAFSIGWPCLSFDIVHDSLGLVRSEFPHTFYGVAGTQAEQASWNYLGIFKLSNISGKKRELVPVSTADNDVDMDSESSSDEDDDDEDDKSSQPVLHLHKVAHQGCVNRIRSMIQRPHICATWADTGHVQVWDISTLLNALAESVSDTTVGGNSIHRLSPIVKFGGHKDEGYAIDWSPIVPGRLVSGDCNSSIHLWEPSAETWNVDSCPFVGHAASVEDLQWSPTEADVFASCSVDGTIAIWDTRLGKSPALSVKAHNTDVNVISWNRLASCMIASGSDDGTFSIRDLRLIKGDSLVAHFEYHKQPITSIEWSPHEASTLAVASADNQLTIWDLSLEKDEEEEAEFKAKMKEQVNVAQDLPPQLLFVHQGQKDLKELHWHTQIPGMVTSTAADGFNILMPANIDTTLPSTDA, from the exons ATGGTGCGGAGTCTCAAGAATCCTAAGAAGGCTAAAAGAAAGAATAAG GGATCGAAGAAGAGCGAGTCTTCCTCGGTGCCCTCCGCACCGGCTAAG GTATGGCAACCCGGTGTAGATCAgttagaagagggtgaagagcTGCAGTTTGATCCTTCGACATACAATTACCTACGTGCATTTAGTATTGGATGGCCCTGTTTGAG TTTTGACATAGTGCATGATTCTTTGGGATTGGTTCGGTCAGAGTTTCCGCACACATTTTATGGTGTTGCTGGAACCCAG GCCGAACAAGCATCCTGGAATTATCTTGGaatttttaagctctcaaatatatCTGGGAAGAAGCGTGAACTAGTCCCTGTTTCGACCGCTGACAATGATGTTGACATGGATAGTGAGAGCAGCAGTGATGAAgacgatgatgatgaagatgataaATCTTCACAACCTGTTCTACAT TTGCATAAAGTGGCTCATCAAGGATGTGTAAATCGCATACGCTCCATGATTCAAAGACCTCATATATGTGCTACATGGGCTGATACTGGTCATGTCCAG GTTTGGGACATAAGCACACTTTTGAATGCTTTAGCAGAATCTGTTTCAGACACAACCGTTGGAGGAAATAGCATACATCGACTCTCTCCCATTGTAAAGTTTGGTGGTCACAAAGATGAAGGCTATGCTATTGATTGGAGTCCTATTGTTCCTGGAAGGCTTGTCTCTG GTGATTGCAATAGTTCTATTCACTTGTGGGAACCTTCTGCTGAAACATGGAATGTGGATTCATGTCCCTTTGTTGGACATGCTGCTAGCGTGGAAGATTTACAA TGGAGTCCAACAGAAGCTGATGTTTTTGCTTCATGTTCGGTGGATGGAACTATAGCAATATGGGATACCAGACTGGGAAAGTCGCCAGCACTTTCTGTAAAGGCACACAACACTGATGTCAATGTTATCTCATGGAATCG aCTAGCAAGCTGTATGATTGCTTCCGGAAGCGATGATGGTACCTTTTCTATTCGTGATCTTAGACTGATTAAG GGTGACTCATTAGTGGCTCACTTTGAGTATCACAAACAACCCATCACATCCATTGAGTGGAGCCCACATGAAGCATCTACTTTAGCTGTTGCATCTGCAGATAATCAGTTGAC GATATGGGACCTTTCATTAGAAAAGGATGAAGAGGAGGAGGCAGAATTTAAAGCTAAGATGAAAGAGCAAGTGAATGTGGCCCAAGACTTACCACCACAACTGCTTTTTGTTCATCAG GGTCAAAAGGATTTGAAGGAATTGCATTGGCACACACAGATTCCCGGAATGGTCACATCGACAGCAGCTGATGGCTTCAACATTTTGATGCCTGCAAATATTGACACTACGCTTCCTTCCACTGATGCCTAA
- the LOC135618940 gene encoding probable auxin efflux carrier component 1b isoform X3: protein MITAADLYHVLTAVVPLYVAMILAYGSVKWWRIFSPDQCSGINRFVALFAVPLLSFHFISTNNPYAMNYRFIAADTLQKLIVLTVLSVWTKASRRGCLEWAITLFSLSTLPNTLVMGIPLLKGMYGSESGSLMVQIVVLQCIIWYTLMLFLFEYRGARLLIMEQFPDSAGSIISFRVDSDIISLDGKEPLQTEAEVGDDGKLHVTVRKSTSSRSDIYSRRSHGLNSGGISITPRPSNLSNAEIYSLRSSRNPTPRGSSFNHADFCSMPRSGNGTTCVSPRHSNFGSIGLDVEGGPRPNGLVAGAYPTPPVAGLFSPVGAKKKAMNGIEGGKDLHMFVWSSSASPVSEGGMHVFAGAEFVNEHGVAPLDDHHHKSHLGDAYDGYRQDDFSFRNKPTDPLQRDGLSLSKLGSNSTELHSKAEADGVGKPSMPPAGVMTRLILIMVWRKLIRNPNTYSSLLGLIWSLVSFRWEIEMPAIVARSISLLSDAGLGMAMFSLGLFMALQPRIIACGNSVAAFAMVVRFVTGPAVMAAASITVGLRGVLLHIAIVQAALPQGLSLGC from the exons atgaTCACCGCTGCGGACCTGTACCATGTTCTCACGGCCGTGGTGCCGTTATACGTGGCCATGATCCTGGCCTACGGCTCCGTGAAGTGGTGGCGCATCTTTAGCCCGGACCAGTGCTCCGGCATCAACCGCTTCGTGGCCCTTTTCGCCGTCCCCCTCCTTTCCTTCCACTTTATCTCCACCAACAATCCATATGCCATGAACTACCGCTTCATAGCCGCCGACACGCTTCAGAAGCTCATCGTGCTCACCGTGCTCTCCGTTTGGACCAAGGCCAGCCGCCGTGGCTGCCTTGAGTGGGCCATCACCCTCTTCTCGCTTTCCACCCTCCCCAACACCCTCGTCATGGGCATTCCTCTGCTGAAGGGCATGTACGGCTCCGAGTCCGGTAGCCTCATGGTCCAGATCGTCGTGCTCCAATGCATCATCTGGTACACGCTCATGCTCTTCCTGTTCGAGTACAGGGGAGCCAGGCTCCTCATCATGGAGCAGTTCCCCGACTCCGCCGGCTCCATCATCTCCTTCAGGGTCGACTCCGACATCATCTCTCTGGATGGCAAGGAGCCGCTACAGACCGAGGCCGAGGTCGGCGACGACGGGAAGCTCCACGTCACGGTACGGAAGTCGACGAGCTCCCGCTCCGATATCTACTCCCGGAGGTCTCACGGGCTGAACTCCGGTGGCATCTCCATAACGCCGCGGCCGTCCAACTTGTCCAACGCGGAGATTTACTCGTTGCGGTCATCGAGGAACCCGACGCCGAGGGGCTCGAGCTTCAACCACGCGGATTTCTGTTCCATGCCGAGGAGTGGCAACGGCACTACGTGCGTGAGCCCGAGGCACTCCAACTTTGGGAGCATAGGGCTCGACGTAGAGGGCGGCCCGAGGCCGAACGGCTTGGTAGCAGGCGCATATCCAACCCCTCCTGTGGCTGGATTATTCTCGCCTGTGGGGGCGAAGAAGAAGGCAATGAACGGGATCGAGGGAGGGAAGGACCTGCACATGTTTGTGTGGAGTTCGAGCGCTTCCCCGGTGTCGGAAGGTGGGATGCATGTGTTTGCCGGGGCGGAATTCGTGAACGAGCATGGAGTTGCGCCACTTGACGATCACCATCACAAAT CTCACCTTGGCGATGCTTACGACGGTTACCGCCAGGATGATTTCAGCTTCAGGAACAAGCCTACTGACCCTCTGCAGAGGGACGGGCTGAGCCTCTCTAAGCTCGGTTCAAACTCCACCGAACTCCACTCGAAAGCTGAGGCAGATGGAGTTGGAAAGCCTTCCATGCCTCCTGCCGGCGTGATGACCAGGCTTATATTGATTATGGTATGGCGAAAGCTAATCCGAAATCCGAACACCTATTCCAGCCTACTCGGTCTCATCTGGTCTCTCGTCTCGTTCAG GTGGGAAATCGAAATGCCTGCAATCGTCGCTCGTTCGATCTCGTTACTGTCTGATGCAGGACTTGGGATGGCTATGTTTAGTCTTG GGTTGTTTATGGCGTTACAGCCGAGAATTATAGCTTGTGGCAATTCTGTTGCTGCGTTCGCAATGGTTGTCAGATTTGTCACTGGCCCTGCTGTAATGGCTGCAGCTTCTATCACAGTCGGCCTACGCGGGGTGCTTCTACATATTGCGATCGTACAG GCAGCTCTTCCACAAG GGTTATCTTTGGGATGTTAA
- the LOC135582674 gene encoding uncharacterized protein LOC135582674 isoform X2 — translation MSRQPSPDRYIKFEDKKRALVSRLLQYSLVHEVLGIPFDKIIIHRTAEGKPYLKNSIDFPFSNFNFNVSHHGDYVGIASEPLCLVGLDIVSITTPKQETELEFINNFSPYLTVLEWKNIAHAGSSEEMLAEFYRYWCLKEAFVKAIGAGLGYGLGRLEFHHTNWTGISAYIDGVESKKWRFSLSKLDEKHWVSIARGLPNKADELCCSNLSLPELGFTFRTLEELISNVN, via the exons ATGAGCAGACAGCCATCACCAG ATAGGTACATAAAGTTCGAGGACAAGAAACGGGCACTTGTCAGTCGATTACTTCAGTACTCACTTGTGCATGAAGTTTTGGGTATACCTTTTGACAAGATTATCATTCACCGCACAGCTGAGGGAAAACCATATCTG AAAAATAGTATAGAttttccattttcaaatttcaacttcAATGTATCACATCATGGAGATTATGTGGGCATAGCATCTGAGCCGCTGTGCCTTGTTGGTTTGGATATTGTTTCCATTACAACCCCCAAGCAAGAAACAGAACTTGAGTTCATCAATAATTTTTCGCCATATTTAACTGTTTTAGAGTGGAAGAACATTGCGCATGCTGGTAGTTCAGAAGAAATGTTGGCTGAATTCTACAG ATACTGGTGTCTGAAGGAGGCATTTGTGAAAGCTATTGGTGCTGGGTTGGGCTATGGCTTGGGCAGATTAGAATTTCACCATACAAACTGGACTGGCATATCTGCTTATATTGATGGAGTTGAATCAAAGAAATGGAGGTTTTCACTTTCCAAGCTTGACGAAAAACATTGG GTGTCTATAGCAAGAGGACTTCCAAATAAAGCTGATGAACTGTGTTGCAGCAATTTGTCGCTTCCAGAGCTTGGATTCACCTTCCGCACCTTGGAAGAACTCATTTCAAATGTTAATTGA
- the LOC135618940 gene encoding probable auxin efflux carrier component 1b isoform X2, whose protein sequence is MITAADLYHVLTAVVPLYVAMILAYGSVKWWRIFSPDQCSGINRFVALFAVPLLSFHFISTNNPYAMNYRFIAADTLQKLIVLTVLSVWTKASRRGCLEWAITLFSLSTLPNTLVMGIPLLKGMYGSESGSLMVQIVVLQCIIWYTLMLFLFEYRGARLLIMEQFPDSAGSIISFRVDSDIISLDGKEPLQTEAEVGDDGKLHVTVRKSTSSRSDIYSRRSHGLNSGGISITPRPSNLSNAEIYSLRSSRNPTPRGSSFNHADFCSMPRSGNGTTCVSPRHSNFGSIGLDVEGGPRPNGLVAGAYPTPPVAGLFSPVGAKKKAMNGIEGGKDLHMFVWSSSASPVSEGGMHVFAGAEFVNEHGVAPLDDHHHKSHLGDAYDGYRQDDFSFRNKPTDPLQRDGLSLSKLGSNSTELHSKAEADGVGKPSMPPAGVMTRLILIMVWRKLIRNPNTYSSLLGLIWSLVSFRWEIEMPAIVARSISLLSDAGLGMAMFSLGLFMALQPRIIACGNSVAAFAMVVRFVTGPAVMAAASITVGLRGVLLHIAIVQAALPQGIVPFVFAKEYNVHPDILSTG, encoded by the exons atgaTCACCGCTGCGGACCTGTACCATGTTCTCACGGCCGTGGTGCCGTTATACGTGGCCATGATCCTGGCCTACGGCTCCGTGAAGTGGTGGCGCATCTTTAGCCCGGACCAGTGCTCCGGCATCAACCGCTTCGTGGCCCTTTTCGCCGTCCCCCTCCTTTCCTTCCACTTTATCTCCACCAACAATCCATATGCCATGAACTACCGCTTCATAGCCGCCGACACGCTTCAGAAGCTCATCGTGCTCACCGTGCTCTCCGTTTGGACCAAGGCCAGCCGCCGTGGCTGCCTTGAGTGGGCCATCACCCTCTTCTCGCTTTCCACCCTCCCCAACACCCTCGTCATGGGCATTCCTCTGCTGAAGGGCATGTACGGCTCCGAGTCCGGTAGCCTCATGGTCCAGATCGTCGTGCTCCAATGCATCATCTGGTACACGCTCATGCTCTTCCTGTTCGAGTACAGGGGAGCCAGGCTCCTCATCATGGAGCAGTTCCCCGACTCCGCCGGCTCCATCATCTCCTTCAGGGTCGACTCCGACATCATCTCTCTGGATGGCAAGGAGCCGCTACAGACCGAGGCCGAGGTCGGCGACGACGGGAAGCTCCACGTCACGGTACGGAAGTCGACGAGCTCCCGCTCCGATATCTACTCCCGGAGGTCTCACGGGCTGAACTCCGGTGGCATCTCCATAACGCCGCGGCCGTCCAACTTGTCCAACGCGGAGATTTACTCGTTGCGGTCATCGAGGAACCCGACGCCGAGGGGCTCGAGCTTCAACCACGCGGATTTCTGTTCCATGCCGAGGAGTGGCAACGGCACTACGTGCGTGAGCCCGAGGCACTCCAACTTTGGGAGCATAGGGCTCGACGTAGAGGGCGGCCCGAGGCCGAACGGCTTGGTAGCAGGCGCATATCCAACCCCTCCTGTGGCTGGATTATTCTCGCCTGTGGGGGCGAAGAAGAAGGCAATGAACGGGATCGAGGGAGGGAAGGACCTGCACATGTTTGTGTGGAGTTCGAGCGCTTCCCCGGTGTCGGAAGGTGGGATGCATGTGTTTGCCGGGGCGGAATTCGTGAACGAGCATGGAGTTGCGCCACTTGACGATCACCATCACAAAT CTCACCTTGGCGATGCTTACGACGGTTACCGCCAGGATGATTTCAGCTTCAGGAACAAGCCTACTGACCCTCTGCAGAGGGACGGGCTGAGCCTCTCTAAGCTCGGTTCAAACTCCACCGAACTCCACTCGAAAGCTGAGGCAGATGGAGTTGGAAAGCCTTCCATGCCTCCTGCCGGCGTGATGACCAGGCTTATATTGATTATGGTATGGCGAAAGCTAATCCGAAATCCGAACACCTATTCCAGCCTACTCGGTCTCATCTGGTCTCTCGTCTCGTTCAG GTGGGAAATCGAAATGCCTGCAATCGTCGCTCGTTCGATCTCGTTACTGTCTGATGCAGGACTTGGGATGGCTATGTTTAGTCTTG GGTTGTTTATGGCGTTACAGCCGAGAATTATAGCTTGTGGCAATTCTGTTGCTGCGTTCGCAATGGTTGTCAGATTTGTCACTGGCCCTGCTGTAATGGCTGCAGCTTCTATCACAGTCGGCCTACGCGGGGTGCTTCTACATATTGCGATCGTACAG GCAGCTCTTCCACAAGGTATTGTTCCATTCGTGTTTGCTAAAGAATACAATGTTCATCCTGATATCCTAAGCACAGGGTAA
- the LOC135582674 gene encoding uncharacterized protein LOC135582674 isoform X3, with protein MVAKLKACCEKNSIDFPFSNFNFNVSHHGDYVGIASEPLCLVGLDIVSITTPKQETELEFINNFSPYLTVLEWKNIAHAGSSEEMLAEFYRYWCLKEAFVKAIGAGLGYGLGRLEFHHTNWTGISAYIDGVESKKWRFSLSKLDEKHWVSIARGLPNKADELCCSNLSLPELGFTFRTLEELISNVN; from the exons ATGGTTGCAAAGTTGAAAGCTTGTTGCGAG AAAAATAGTATAGAttttccattttcaaatttcaacttcAATGTATCACATCATGGAGATTATGTGGGCATAGCATCTGAGCCGCTGTGCCTTGTTGGTTTGGATATTGTTTCCATTACAACCCCCAAGCAAGAAACAGAACTTGAGTTCATCAATAATTTTTCGCCATATTTAACTGTTTTAGAGTGGAAGAACATTGCGCATGCTGGTAGTTCAGAAGAAATGTTGGCTGAATTCTACAG ATACTGGTGTCTGAAGGAGGCATTTGTGAAAGCTATTGGTGCTGGGTTGGGCTATGGCTTGGGCAGATTAGAATTTCACCATACAAACTGGACTGGCATATCTGCTTATATTGATGGAGTTGAATCAAAGAAATGGAGGTTTTCACTTTCCAAGCTTGACGAAAAACATTGG GTGTCTATAGCAAGAGGACTTCCAAATAAAGCTGATGAACTGTGTTGCAGCAATTTGTCGCTTCCAGAGCTTGGATTCACCTTCCGCACCTTGGAAGAACTCATTTCAAATGTTAATTGA